One Dehalococcoidia bacterium DNA segment encodes these proteins:
- a CDS encoding polymer-forming cytoskeletal protein, which yields MRWLRGVVLAGLAGALFAPAPAAAGDFRSGESIVIRATETIDSDVYLAAATVRIEGTVRGDVFAAGQTVVISGRIEGGVTAAGGTIEISGQVSRGVRAAGGTVRVDGQIQRDLLAAAGSIELTPSARVGGDLVVSAGGITVGGTVDGSLFGGGGEVQLTGTVRRDVDLTVGAFTLGPTARIGGSLQYRSERDATIQPGAQVTTNRGRTAIAAPAPPSPAEVVLGIIWNIIRAFLGVVTVGLGWLLVAPRGVRATVEQLERAPLPSLGVGVLVVLVAPVALLLLLLLALLLGFGPLLIAVAALLVLGLVIAGAIISFWLGRTILRRVGQSRAEWAGLLLGAAILAVLGAVPVVGFVVGLAVALFGLGAALLAAFRAGRGGVTPAAASAP from the coding sequence ATGCGCTGGTTGAGAGGCGTTGTTCTTGCTGGTCTTGCGGGCGCGCTGTTTGCTCCCGCACCAGCGGCGGCGGGCGATTTTCGTTCCGGAGAGAGCATCGTCATCAGGGCGACCGAGACGATCGATAGCGATGTCTACCTCGCTGCCGCGACCGTTCGCATTGAAGGAACGGTGCGGGGTGATGTCTTCGCGGCGGGGCAGACCGTCGTCATCAGCGGCCGGATCGAGGGCGGAGTGACTGCTGCCGGGGGCACGATCGAAATCAGCGGGCAAGTCAGCCGCGGCGTGCGGGCGGCGGGCGGAACGGTTCGGGTCGATGGGCAGATCCAGCGCGACCTTCTCGCCGCGGCGGGCAGCATTGAGCTGACGCCCTCGGCGCGGGTCGGCGGCGACTTGGTCGTTTCGGCCGGCGGGATCACCGTTGGCGGAACGGTGGACGGGTCGCTCTTTGGCGGCGGCGGCGAGGTGCAGCTCACGGGAACGGTTCGCCGAGATGTTGACCTTACGGTCGGCGCCTTTACTCTCGGTCCGACCGCTCGGATTGGGGGAAGCCTCCAATACCGCAGCGAGCGTGACGCGACCATTCAGCCCGGCGCGCAGGTGACCACGAATCGGGGACGCACCGCGATTGCGGCGCCGGCGCCGCCCTCGCCGGCGGAGGTCGTGCTTGGCATCATCTGGAACATCATTCGGGCGTTCCTTGGCGTGGTGACCGTTGGTCTCGGATGGCTGCTCGTTGCTCCGCGCGGAGTGCGCGCGACCGTCGAGCAGCTTGAGCGGGCGCCGCTTCCGAGCCTCGGCGTCGGCGTGCTTGTTGTGCTGGTGGCGCCAGTTGCTCTTCTCCTTCTGCTGCTGCTCGCGCTTCTTCTCGGATTCGGACCGCTGCTCATTGCAGTGGCCGCACTTCTCGTCTTGGGATTGGTCATCGCTGGGGCAATCATTTCTTTCTGGCTCGGCCGAACGATCCTTCGGCGCGTCGGCCAGTCTCGCGCAGAGTGGGCCGGGCTTCTTCTCGGCGCGGCGATCCTCGCCGTGCTCGGCGCGGTGCCCGTCGTCGGCTTTGTCGTCGGGCTGGCGGTAGCCCTCTTTGGGCTCGGGGCGGCGCTCTTGGCAGCGTTCCGCGCTGGCCGTGGCGGCGTCACGCCAGCTGCGGCTAGCGCACCGTAA
- a CDS encoding molybdenum cofactor biosynthesis protein MoaE codes for MTLTDRLRHITREPISAAALAAGLAAPEHGAVVTFDGVVRGYSRGKRIRYLEYEAYPEMADRQIAAILAEARERWPETEVRAIHRTGRLEIGEVSVSIAAASAHRAEAFAACRFVIDAIKQRVPIWKKEVAEDGEEWIEGE; via the coding sequence ATGACACTGACTGACCGCTTGCGCCATATCACGCGTGAGCCGATCTCTGCTGCTGCCTTGGCGGCAGGGCTTGCTGCTCCGGAGCACGGGGCAGTCGTCACCTTTGATGGGGTTGTGCGCGGCTATTCCCGGGGGAAGCGCATCCGGTATCTCGAATACGAAGCGTATCCTGAGATGGCCGACCGGCAGATCGCTGCTATCCTCGCGGAGGCACGGGAGCGCTGGCCCGAGACAGAAGTGAGAGCAATCCACCGCACCGGGCGGCTCGAGATCGGCGAGGTGAGTGTCTCGATCGCGGCCGCTTCGGCGCACCGCGCCGAGGCGTTTGCTGCCTGTCGGTTTGTCATCGATGCGATCAAGCAGCGGGTGCCGATTTGGAAGAAAGAAGTCGCCGAGGACGGCGAGGAGTGGATCGAAGGGGAGTAG
- a CDS encoding ABC transporter ATP-binding protein, whose protein sequence is MSDLGTILVERLFHAFPAPGAPLPVLAGIDLTIASGEFVAILGPSGCGKSTLLRIMAGLLVPSSGSVSIDGLPPEAARRRKAIGFVFQDPSLLPWRTVEANIALPWEVNPHGGRSTRAERQRQVAAMIDLVGLRGFAHYLPHQLSGGMQQRVAIARALAFSPSVLLMDEPFGALDAITRDGLRDELQQIWLVRRPTVVFVTHSIAEAVYLADRVVVLTGRPGRVRAVEPVPLPRPRDDSTEASALFVALTARLKSLLRSAA, encoded by the coding sequence GTGAGCGACCTCGGCACGATACTTGTCGAACGCCTGTTTCATGCCTTCCCTGCTCCCGGGGCGCCGCTCCCTGTTCTCGCGGGCATCGACCTGACGATCGCCTCCGGTGAGTTTGTCGCAATTTTGGGTCCAAGCGGCTGCGGGAAAAGCACCTTGCTGCGGATCATGGCGGGGCTGCTCGTTCCCTCGTCGGGATCGGTTTCGATTGACGGTCTCCCCCCTGAGGCGGCGCGGCGCCGCAAGGCGATCGGCTTTGTCTTTCAGGACCCGTCGCTCCTGCCGTGGCGGACGGTCGAGGCCAACATCGCCCTTCCATGGGAGGTGAACCCGCACGGCGGGCGGTCGACGCGCGCGGAGCGCCAGCGGCAGGTAGCCGCAATGATCGACCTCGTCGGACTGCGCGGCTTTGCTCACTATCTTCCGCATCAGCTCTCTGGCGGCATGCAGCAGCGCGTCGCGATTGCGCGCGCCCTTGCGTTCAGCCCCTCGGTCTTGCTCATGGACGAGCCGTTTGGGGCACTCGACGCGATCACGCGCGACGGCCTGCGCGATGAGCTCCAGCAGATCTGGCTCGTCCGCCGGCCGACGGTCGTCTTCGTGACCCATAGCATCGCGGAGGCGGTCTATCTCGCTGACCGCGTTGTTGTGCTGACGGGGCGGCCTGGCCGAGTGCGCGCGGTTGAGCCCGTGCCGCTGCCGCGGCCGCGGGACGACTCGACAGAGGCAAGCGCCCTGTTTGTTGCGCTGACAGCACGATTGAAATCCTTGCTACGATCGGCAGCATGA
- the pyrE gene encoding orotate phosphoribosyltransferase yields the protein MDPTARARLHALIERHAISRGEFVLSSGKRSSYYVDLRRISLSPEGAYLAALALLDLVDGVAIDAIGGPVAAAVPLIGAVAAVSYQLGRPLPGFMVRKEAKAHGAGQQIEGPFAPGMRVAVVDDTATTGGSLLWAVEAVERAGGSVELVGALLDRHEGAAELFAGRGYRYRAVFTIREFGLAPS from the coding sequence ATGGACCCGACTGCGCGCGCGCGCCTTCACGCCCTGATCGAACGCCACGCTATTTCCCGCGGAGAGTTCGTCCTGTCGTCCGGCAAGCGGTCGTCCTACTACGTCGACCTGCGGCGCATTTCGCTCTCCCCCGAAGGCGCCTATCTTGCCGCCCTCGCCTTGCTCGACCTCGTTGACGGCGTGGCGATCGACGCTATCGGCGGGCCGGTCGCCGCGGCAGTGCCGCTCATTGGCGCAGTCGCGGCGGTCAGCTATCAGCTGGGCCGTCCGCTGCCGGGGTTTATGGTGCGGAAAGAAGCGAAGGCGCACGGCGCCGGCCAGCAAATCGAAGGGCCATTCGCGCCGGGCATGCGCGTCGCCGTCGTAGACGACACCGCGACTACCGGCGGCTCGCTCCTCTGGGCGGTCGAGGCGGTGGAACGGGCAGGAGGGAGCGTGGAACTGGTCGGCGCGCTGCTCGACCGCCACGAGGGCGCAGCCGAGCTGTTCGCGGGGCGAGGCTATCGCTATCGAGCGGTGTTCACCATCCGCGAGTTTGGGCTCGCGCCCAGCTGA
- a CDS encoding glycosyltransferase family 4 protein codes for MSARPLRVLMLSKACYVAAYRTKLEAMASLPEVEVTLAVPPYWQFGRRREPLEPGNDRNYRLIVLSPLLNGNHHLHFYPGIGRLLDETQPDLFHIDEEPYDVVTVHALWAARRRGIPALFFTWQNLDRRYPPPFEWFRRWTLAHAAGAIAGNAEAAAILRRRGYRGPLTVLPQFGVDPDLFPFRPPRDAVPVRIGYVGRLWRGKGVDLLIEAAAGLRGDWQLDLLGAGDEAPALRALIDRLGVRERVRLLGSWPSHQVPAFYRTLDLLVLPSRTLPNWKEQFGRVLIEAMASGVAVVGSNSGEIPNVIGDAGWIVPEGDVAALRAQLQAVIDSPALRAAAAERGRRRVLDRFTQQRIATATVAFYRSILGQTPGCSDAAPALNPA; via the coding sequence ATGAGTGCAAGGCCCCTGCGCGTCCTCATGCTCTCGAAGGCGTGCTATGTCGCCGCCTACCGGACAAAACTGGAAGCGATGGCGTCGCTCCCGGAGGTCGAGGTGACGCTCGCTGTTCCGCCCTACTGGCAGTTCGGGCGGCGGCGCGAGCCGCTTGAGCCGGGCAATGACCGCAACTACCGCTTGATTGTCCTCTCGCCTCTGCTGAACGGCAACCACCACCTCCATTTCTATCCCGGCATCGGACGGCTTCTCGATGAAACGCAGCCCGACCTGTTCCACATCGACGAAGAGCCGTACGACGTTGTCACCGTCCATGCTCTCTGGGCCGCACGGCGGCGAGGCATCCCGGCGCTGTTCTTCACCTGGCAGAACCTCGACCGCCGCTACCCGCCGCCGTTCGAATGGTTTCGCCGCTGGACACTTGCGCACGCGGCGGGCGCGATCGCCGGCAACGCCGAAGCGGCAGCGATCCTCCGGCGCCGTGGCTACCGCGGTCCGCTGACCGTGCTTCCGCAGTTCGGCGTCGACCCCGACCTTTTTCCATTTCGGCCGCCACGCGACGCTGTGCCGGTCCGGATCGGCTATGTCGGCCGGCTCTGGCGAGGGAAGGGAGTAGACCTCCTGATCGAGGCGGCAGCCGGGCTGCGCGGCGACTGGCAGCTCGACCTCCTCGGCGCGGGCGATGAAGCGCCCGCGCTCCGCGCCCTCATCGATCGCCTCGGTGTCCGCGAGCGCGTCCGCTTGCTGGGAAGCTGGCCCTCCCACCAAGTCCCCGCCTTCTACCGCACCCTCGACCTGCTCGTCCTCCCCTCGCGCACCCTCCCCAACTGGAAGGAGCAATTCGGCCGCGTCCTGATCGAAGCGATGGCCAGCGGCGTCGCCGTCGTCGGCAGCAATTCGGGCGAGATCCCGAACGTGATTGGCGATGCCGGCTGGATTGTGCCGGAAGGAGACGTGGCAGCGCTGCGCGCTCAGCTGCAGGCGGTGATCGACTCGCCGGCGCTCCGCGCGGCAGCCGCCGAGCGCGGGCGGCGACGCGTGCTCGACCGGTTCACTCAGCAGCGCATCGCGACGGCGACAGTCGCGTTTTACCGCTCGATCCTCGGGCAGACGCCGGGCTGCAGCGACGCCGCGCCCGCGCTCAACCCCGCCTAA
- a CDS encoding alcohol dehydrogenase catalytic domain-containing protein, which yields MRAVLFDGEIRLKRDYPDPAPPPGEALIRVRLAGICNTDLEIARGYLQFRGVLGHEFVGEVVAAAEPGWIGRRVVGEINASCRACARCAAGDASHCAQRTVLGIQGRDGAFADFLCLPLANLHRLPDTIADEEALFVEPLAAAFEIVDRVQVRPTDRVLVLGDGKLGQLVARVLAATSAQLTVVGRHEEKLAILRAAGIDACRRDELPAIAADIVVDCTGTAAGFQDALQFTRPRGTIVLKSTVAEALPLNLAPVVINEVTVVGSRCGPFAPAIRALADRRIEVTPLLTAIYPLDEALAAFQRAQAPGVLKVALRP from the coding sequence ATGCGCGCCGTGCTGTTCGACGGCGAGATCCGGCTCAAGCGAGACTATCCCGACCCGGCCCCCCCGCCGGGTGAGGCGCTGATCCGCGTCCGCCTTGCGGGAATTTGCAATACCGACCTCGAGATCGCGCGCGGCTATCTCCAATTTCGCGGCGTGCTCGGCCACGAGTTCGTCGGTGAAGTTGTCGCCGCTGCCGAGCCAGGGTGGATCGGCCGGCGAGTCGTCGGCGAGATCAACGCAAGCTGTCGTGCGTGCGCGCGCTGCGCCGCTGGGGATGCATCCCATTGCGCGCAGCGAACAGTGCTCGGCATTCAAGGCCGCGACGGCGCATTCGCCGATTTCCTCTGCCTGCCCCTCGCCAATCTGCACCGTCTCCCCGACACGATCGCCGACGAGGAGGCGCTCTTCGTCGAGCCGCTCGCCGCCGCATTCGAGATCGTCGACCGGGTGCAGGTGCGGCCAACCGACCGCGTTCTTGTGCTCGGCGACGGCAAGCTGGGCCAGCTCGTTGCGCGCGTCCTTGCCGCTACCAGCGCGCAGCTGACCGTCGTCGGCCGCCATGAGGAGAAATTGGCAATCCTCCGCGCCGCCGGCATCGATGCCTGCCGGCGCGACGAGCTTCCGGCGATTGCGGCCGACATCGTCGTCGACTGCACCGGCACGGCAGCGGGATTTCAAGACGCGCTCCAGTTCACCCGCCCACGCGGCACTATCGTGCTGAAAAGCACGGTTGCCGAGGCCCTGCCCCTTAACCTCGCGCCAGTCGTGATCAACGAGGTGACGGTGGTCGGGTCACGCTGCGGCCCGTTCGCGCCAGCAATTCGGGCACTTGCCGACCGCCGGATCGAGGTGACCCCCTTGCTGACCGCCATCTATCCTCTCGATGAGGCGCTGGCAGCGTTCCAGCGGGCGCAAGCGCCGGGGGTCCTCAAGGTGGCGCTTCGGCCGTAG
- a CDS encoding ABC transporter permease translates to MTTNAPSRLDDELIVVRPLQEGRLTVAVWATTTAVFVALVSAWEGIVRLGGVPVYLLPAPTVILERLLSRWTLFVGNGVTTLLEALAGFGVGGLVAFVLATAMAHSRLAERVLYPIALLIKVTPIVAIAPLFVIWFGFGPLPKILIAALITFFPMLVNALAGLRAANPAALDFLRSVGASTVEIFLTLRVPGSLPYLFAAARVAVPLSLIGAVVGEWWGASEGLGRIIFLANTNLDMPSLFAAVVVLTLLGVGLTSLLSLAERRMLRWHESVRG, encoded by the coding sequence ATGACGACGAACGCGCCGTCTCGGCTCGACGATGAACTGATTGTGGTTCGTCCTCTGCAAGAAGGGCGGCTGACCGTTGCCGTCTGGGCGACGACAACAGCAGTGTTTGTCGCGCTGGTCAGCGCGTGGGAGGGGATTGTGCGTCTGGGCGGCGTGCCGGTCTACCTCCTCCCGGCGCCGACCGTCATCCTCGAGCGGCTGCTCTCGCGCTGGACACTCTTTGTCGGCAATGGCGTTACGACCCTGCTTGAGGCGCTTGCGGGGTTTGGCGTGGGGGGACTGGTCGCGTTCGTCCTTGCCACCGCGATGGCGCATTCGCGGCTTGCGGAGCGTGTGCTGTATCCGATCGCTCTTTTGATCAAGGTGACGCCGATTGTCGCCATCGCGCCGCTCTTTGTTATCTGGTTCGGCTTTGGTCCTCTCCCCAAGATCTTGATTGCCGCGCTCATCACGTTCTTCCCTATGCTCGTCAACGCGCTTGCGGGGCTGCGCGCCGCAAACCCGGCGGCGCTTGATTTTCTGCGCTCTGTCGGGGCGTCAACGGTCGAAATCTTTCTGACCCTGCGCGTGCCGGGGTCGTTGCCCTACCTCTTCGCTGCCGCGCGCGTTGCAGTCCCTCTCTCTCTGATCGGCGCTGTTGTCGGAGAATGGTGGGGAGCGAGCGAGGGGCTCGGCCGGATCATCTTTCTCGCCAACACCAATCTTGATATGCCGTCGCTCTTTGCCGCCGTTGTCGTGCTGACGCTGCTCGGGGTGGGGCTGACGAGCCTTCTCTCCCTTGCCGAGCGGCGGATGCTCCGCTGGCACGAGTCGGTGCGGGGATGA
- a CDS encoding DUF2079 domain-containing protein, with translation MPSSPSASPFASWPGRALIAATALAALSFAAFSLYRHATFNSGAFDLGIFDQVVWNSSQGRLFANTLSESRNFLGQHLSLILLLLVPLAWVGANAPGLLVVQAILLAAAALPIGWYALRRVGGWTALIIPVGYLIHPTLFATASFDFHEVAFAPLLLAVALGGLLTRRRLPFYGAALVLLTVREDMGIIAAGLGLWAAWRAGWRDALLLAGVGLLWTALAVLVVIPAFSDSGRYFYFWRFGALGDTPDAIGASLLTNPLAAVTTMLAPRKLLFLFELLVSWGGLPLAAPATLLLALPNLAYLLLGQYRPLTELISHYPVTLLPPLAFAAADGLAWMRHRLPRLAPLAAAASLAAMAVMAGMRLPETAARRLNNGLAGDTAHLRLAREMLRLIPPTASVSAQTGLVPHLSAREKIFLFPRYADAEFVALDTRAQRYAPPGSLTYEEGLEEVLCEEGWGPLFERDGLLLLRRGSGGILFPAAVPSYAQPRGDRFDDGLILEAVELPLGALRSGAVPRIVLYWRAEQRPSRDWTVFVHLVDAEGRVRGQLDAPPHCGDSPTSGWEPGRLLRDDIWIVPQRVMPPGLYRIVLGLYDPSTGARALSQGQEAIELGGLTVR, from the coding sequence GTGCCTTCTTCTCCCTCTGCCTCCCCCTTCGCGAGCTGGCCGGGACGGGCGCTCATCGCTGCGACAGCGCTCGCCGCGCTCAGCTTTGCCGCGTTCTCGCTCTACCGCCACGCGACCTTCAACAGCGGCGCGTTCGATCTCGGGATCTTCGACCAAGTCGTCTGGAATTCCTCCCAAGGCCGCCTGTTTGCCAATACTCTCAGCGAGTCGCGCAACTTCCTCGGCCAGCATCTGTCGCTCATCCTTCTGCTGCTGGTGCCCCTCGCATGGGTCGGCGCGAACGCCCCGGGACTGCTTGTCGTCCAGGCGATCCTGCTTGCGGCGGCCGCGCTGCCTATCGGCTGGTACGCCCTGCGCCGAGTGGGAGGATGGACCGCCCTGATCATTCCCGTCGGCTATCTCATCCACCCGACCCTGTTCGCGACGGCGTCGTTCGACTTTCATGAAGTCGCGTTTGCGCCGCTGCTGCTCGCCGTTGCCCTCGGCGGGCTCCTGACGCGTCGGCGCTTGCCGTTCTACGGTGCCGCTCTCGTCCTCCTCACGGTGCGAGAGGACATGGGGATTATCGCCGCCGGCCTCGGGCTGTGGGCGGCCTGGCGCGCCGGCTGGCGAGACGCGCTTCTCCTCGCCGGGGTCGGGCTGCTGTGGACCGCGCTCGCGGTCCTCGTCGTCATCCCGGCATTCAGCGACAGCGGCCGGTACTTCTACTTCTGGCGGTTCGGGGCTCTTGGCGATACCCCGGATGCAATCGGCGCGTCGCTGCTCACGAACCCGCTTGCGGCTGTGACAACAATGCTCGCTCCGCGCAAACTTCTCTTTCTCTTCGAGCTTCTCGTCAGCTGGGGAGGGCTGCCGCTCGCCGCGCCGGCGACGCTGCTGCTCGCCCTGCCGAACCTCGCCTATCTGCTGCTCGGGCAGTATCGCCCCTTAACCGAGCTGATCAGCCATTACCCCGTGACGCTGCTGCCGCCGCTCGCCTTCGCCGCCGCCGACGGCCTCGCCTGGATGCGGCACCGGCTCCCCCGCCTCGCGCCGCTTGCGGCCGCAGCGAGCCTCGCCGCGATGGCCGTCATGGCCGGCATGCGTCTGCCCGAGACCGCGGCGCGCCGACTGAACAACGGCCTTGCGGGAGACACGGCTCACCTTCGGCTGGCGCGGGAGATGCTGCGCCTGATCCCGCCGACAGCCAGCGTCAGCGCCCAAACGGGGCTCGTCCCTCACCTCTCCGCCCGGGAGAAGATCTTCCTCTTCCCGCGCTATGCAGATGCCGAGTTCGTGGCCCTCGACACCCGCGCCCAGCGCTATGCCCCGCCCGGCTCCCTCACCTATGAGGAAGGGTTAGAGGAAGTCCTCTGCGAGGAGGGGTGGGGCCCCCTGTTCGAGCGCGATGGCCTCCTGCTGCTGCGGCGCGGCTCAGGCGGCATCCTGTTCCCTGCTGCTGTCCCCAGCTACGCGCAGCCTCGGGGCGACCGCTTCGATGACGGGCTGATCCTCGAAGCAGTCGAACTGCCCCTCGGCGCTCTCCGGTCCGGCGCAGTGCCGCGCATTGTGCTCTACTGGCGCGCCGAGCAGCGCCCCTCCCGCGACTGGACGGTCTTCGTCCATCTCGTCGACGCAGAGGGAAGAGTGCGCGGCCAACTTGATGCGCCGCCTCACTGCGGGGACTCCCCAACCAGCGGGTGGGAGCCGGGGCGTTTGCTCCGCGACGACATTTGGATCGTGCCCCAGCGCGTCATGCCGCCCGGCCTCTATCGGATTGTGCTCGGCCTCTACGACCCCAGTACCGGCGCCCGAGCGCTCAGTCAGGGCCAAGAGGCGATCGAGCTCGGAGGGCTTACGGTGCGCTAG
- a CDS encoding class I SAM-dependent methyltransferase gives MTTIPPYREPFIWGHKTVPRGNTALGHALEAIGPRGGRLLEVGCGAGRFIRTIASLRPDLEPHGSDLGPKSIRLASRYRDGVAYTLASATALPYRDESFDTVILFDVLEHIPGAGPEEALSEIHRVLKPAGVFHALVPCEGQPGTLFWILWKLHFGGDLKVRHGDHVQRFDRQEVIGMVERHGFHVTELRFSMHPIGQVKDILTYVAREPWFRRLRLGGLPFQALMAALWAAGVVEARVLSRVERGAAVVHLTAVRQ, from the coding sequence GTGACCACGATCCCGCCCTATCGCGAGCCGTTCATCTGGGGCCATAAGACCGTGCCGCGCGGCAACACCGCGCTCGGCCATGCGCTCGAAGCGATCGGTCCGCGCGGCGGGCGCCTCCTCGAGGTCGGGTGTGGAGCCGGCCGGTTTATCCGGACGATTGCCAGCCTGCGGCCCGATTTGGAGCCGCACGGTTCAGACCTCGGGCCGAAATCGATCCGGCTCGCGAGCCGCTACCGCGACGGCGTTGCCTATACGCTCGCAAGCGCGACGGCTCTCCCTTACCGCGACGAGTCGTTCGACACCGTCATCCTGTTCGACGTGCTCGAGCACATCCCCGGCGCCGGACCGGAGGAGGCGCTCAGCGAAATCCATCGCGTGCTGAAGCCAGCGGGCGTGTTCCATGCCCTCGTTCCCTGCGAGGGCCAGCCCGGCACGCTGTTCTGGATCCTCTGGAAGCTCCATTTCGGCGGCGACCTGAAGGTGCGCCATGGGGATCATGTCCAGCGGTTCGACCGTCAGGAGGTGATTGGGATGGTCGAACGCCACGGCTTCCACGTGACGGAGCTTCGGTTTAGCATGCACCCGATCGGCCAAGTGAAAGATATTCTCACCTATGTCGCTCGAGAGCCCTGGTTTCGCCGGCTGCGGCTGGGCGGCCTGCCGTTTCAGGCATTGATGGCTGCGCTCTGGGCTGCTGGGGTCGTCGAAGCGCGCGTGCTCAGCCGGGTCGAGCGCGGTGCCGCGGTCGTCCATCTGACTGCCGTCCGACAATGA
- the sixA gene encoding phosphohistidine phosphatase SixA: MSLELYLVRHAIAEERDPLRWPDDRLRPLTAKGIRRFEAAARGLRRLVPSVEALLTSPLVRARQTAEILVAEADWPEPQVLEALAPETPPSETIAALAALYSLRRIAAVGHEPHLSELAAALLVGEGAAPFLAFRKGGVACIAFDDGAHARGGTLRWLLTPKMLRLLARS, encoded by the coding sequence ATGTCGCTTGAACTGTATCTGGTGCGCCATGCCATCGCTGAGGAGCGCGACCCTCTCCGCTGGCCGGACGATCGGCTGCGGCCGCTGACCGCCAAAGGGATCCGGCGGTTTGAAGCGGCAGCGCGGGGACTGCGCCGGCTGGTTCCGAGCGTAGAGGCGCTGCTGACGAGCCCGCTCGTCCGGGCGCGCCAGACTGCGGAGATCCTCGTCGCCGAGGCAGACTGGCCGGAACCGCAGGTGCTTGAAGCGCTCGCTCCTGAGACCCCGCCGAGCGAGACGATCGCCGCACTGGCGGCACTCTACTCTCTGCGGCGGATTGCCGCGGTTGGCCACGAGCCGCATCTCTCCGAACTGGCGGCTGCCCTCCTTGTGGGGGAAGGGGCCGCTCCGTTCCTCGCCTTCCGCAAGGGCGGCGTCGCCTGCATCGCGTTTGACGATGGCGCTCACGCTCGCGGGGGAACGCTGCGCTGGCTCCTGACGCCGAAGATGCTCCGCCTCCTCGCCCGCTCGTGA
- the cofE gene encoding coenzyme F420-0:L-glutamate ligase, which produces MSELRIVGLRGIPEVQPGADLVALILAAAEATGVGFEDGDILVVTQKIVSKAEGRLVRVEDVVPSPLAESLGARWGKDPRRIEVVLRESARIVRMDRGLIIAETRHGFVCANAGVDESNVAGEGVLALLPLDPDASAERIRAGIRERTGAQVGVVISDTFGRPWRAGLTDVAIGVAGFLPLDDFRGRCDPYGRELKVTMVAVADELASAAELAAGKVAGIPAVLIRGYRAPAGDGNARQLVRAPEHDLFR; this is translated from the coding sequence ATGAGTGAGCTGCGGATCGTCGGGCTGCGCGGGATCCCCGAAGTGCAGCCAGGGGCCGATCTCGTTGCGCTGATCCTTGCCGCAGCGGAAGCGACCGGGGTCGGCTTCGAGGACGGCGACATTCTGGTGGTGACGCAGAAGATCGTCTCGAAAGCGGAAGGGCGGCTTGTCCGGGTGGAGGACGTCGTTCCGTCGCCCCTTGCCGAATCGCTTGGCGCGCGCTGGGGCAAGGACCCGCGCCGGATCGAGGTGGTGCTGCGCGAATCCGCGCGCATTGTCCGGATGGACCGCGGCCTGATCATCGCTGAAACGCGGCACGGTTTTGTCTGCGCTAATGCGGGGGTCGACGAGTCGAATGTGGCAGGAGAAGGAGTGCTCGCGCTGCTGCCGCTTGACCCTGACGCGTCGGCGGAGCGGATTCGGGCAGGCATTCGCGAACGGACCGGCGCTCAGGTGGGGGTGGTCATCTCCGACACTTTCGGACGGCCGTGGCGCGCCGGCTTGACCGATGTAGCGATTGGCGTGGCAGGGTTTCTGCCGCTCGATGATTTCCGCGGTCGGTGCGACCCCTACGGCCGCGAACTGAAGGTGACTATGGTTGCGGTCGCCGACGAGCTTGCCTCGGCTGCCGAATTAGCGGCGGGGAAAGTGGCTGGCATTCCGGCAGTTCTGATCCGCGGCTATCGCGCTCCGGCGGGCGACGGCAATGCGCGGCAGTTGGTGCGCGCTCCAGAGCATGACCTCTTTCGGTGA
- a CDS encoding MoaD/ThiS family protein, whose product MRVTVRLFAGAREAVGAPTALLELPAGTTAGEAVEALVREYPALRRFAAISRLAVDGEYASPERPLFDGAELAILPPVSGGAELTDDTD is encoded by the coding sequence ATGCGAGTGACAGTGCGGCTCTTTGCGGGCGCGCGGGAGGCAGTGGGCGCGCCGACAGCGCTTCTTGAACTGCCGGCGGGCACAACGGCCGGAGAGGCGGTGGAAGCGCTGGTGCGCGAGTACCCTGCGCTGCGCCGCTTTGCCGCAATTTCGCGGCTCGCGGTTGACGGCGAGTATGCCTCGCCGGAACGCCCGCTTTTTGATGGAGCGGAGCTTGCGATCTTGCCGCCGGTCAGCGGCGGCGCGGAGCTGACCGATGACACTGACTGA